Proteins encoded by one window of Cucurbita pepo subsp. pepo cultivar mu-cu-16 chromosome LG14, ASM280686v2, whole genome shotgun sequence:
- the LOC111810341 gene encoding uncharacterized protein LOC111810341, whose product MPPKLISDAKRRTHPLVWLAALLCTVVSIAVIIGGIVIFIGYLVIHPRVPMIGVIDAHLDNFQNDIAGRLEVQLTVVVKAENDNAKAHASFSDTSFFLHFLGIKIAQLVARDFDVRKNSSLMLPYVVPSNSIPLTPEQMEEVDYALKSDVSRFDLIGDTRVQWRVGLLGSVKYRCHLHCVLKFHPSNGTYFSPPCSSRAK is encoded by the coding sequence ATGCCACCGAAACTGATCTCCGACGCAAAGCGCCGCACTCATCCTCTCGTTTGGCTCGCCGCCCTGCTCTGTACTGTAGTTTCGATCGCCGTCATAATCGGAGGCATCGTCATCTTCATCGGTTACCTAGTGATCCACCCTAGGGTTCCGATGATCGGCGTTATCGACGCTCATCTCGATAACTTCCAGAACGACATCGCCGGGCGTCTGGAAGTTCAATTGACGGTGGTGGTGAAGGCGGAGAACGATAACGCGAAAGCGCATGCGAGTTTCTCCGATACGagtttcttcctccatttccTAGGGATTAAGATCGCGCAGCTCGTGGCGAGGGATTTCGATGTGAGGAAGAACAGTTCTCTGATGCTGCCTTACGTAGTGCCTTCGAATTCGATTCCTCTGACGCCGGAGCAGATGGAGGAAGTGGATTACGCGTTGAAGTCGGATGTGAGCCGGTTCGATTTGATCGGGGATACGAGAGTTCAATGGCGCGTTGGATTGCTTGGATCTGTTAAGTACAGGTGCCATCTTCATTGCGTGCTTAAATTTCATCCTTCTAATGGAACTTACTTCAGTCCGCCTTGCAGCTCCAGAGCTAAATAA
- the LOC111809889 gene encoding beta-amylase 8-like produces the protein MSGSLNDDSFHQDLQPQANHGSDYLSHQLQPPPPPRRPRGFAATAAAMGPTSTTAAATGGKAKREREKEKERTKLRERHRRAITSRILAGLRQYGNFPLPARADMNDVLAALAREAGWVVETDGTTYRHSTPPSQSQGAAFPVRSGVSPISSSSFKGCSIKAALDCQPSALPIDESLSPASLDSVVITERDAKNEKQTASSPLHAAHCLEDQLIQDIHSRENESQFRGTPYVPVYVMLATGIINNFCQLIDPDGVRQELSHLQSLNVDGVIVDCWWGIVEAWNPQKYVWSGYRDLFNIIREFKLKVQVVMAFHAFGGTESEDAFIKLPQWVLEIGKDNPDIFFTDREGRRNKDCLSWGIDKERVLRGRTGIEVYFDFMRSFHTEFNDLFAEGLVSAIEVGLGASGELKYPSFSERMGWRYPGIGEFQCYDKYLQQSLRKAAGLRGHSFWARGPDNAGQYNSRPHESGFFCERGDYDSYYGRFFLQWYAQTLIYHVDNVLSLASLIFEETNFIVKIPAVYWWYKTSSHAAELTAGFYNPSNQDGYSPVFDVLKKHSVIVKLVCCGMPVAGQEEGDALADPESLNWQILNSAWDRGLTVAGENSPSCYDRDGYMRIIDMAKPRSDPDRHHFSFFAYRQPSALIQGAVCFPELDYFIKCMHGEIEGDLVPS, from the exons ATGAGCGGCAGCTTAAACGACGATAGTTTCCATCAAGATCTTCAGCCCCAAGCCAATCATGGTTCCGACTACTTATCGCATCAACTTCAacctccgccgccgcctcgTCGTCCTCGTGGTTTTGCCGCCACCGCTGCTGCCATGGGACCGACTAGTACCACGGCTGCTGCTACTGGCGGTAAggcaaagagagagagagagaaagaaaaagagcgGACTAAGCTTCGCGAGCGCCATCGCCGAGCTATTACCAGTCGAATACTGGCGGGACTCCGCCAGTACGGTAACTTCCCCCTCCCTGCTCGCGCTGATATGAACGATGTGCTGGCCGCACTTGCTAGGGAGGCTGGCTGGGTTGTCGAGACCGACGGCACCACCTACAGGCATTCCACTCCTCCTTCTCAGTCCCAAGGG GCAGCATTTCCAGTAAGGTCAGGTGTAAGCCCTATCTCATCCAGTTCTTTTAAGGGATGCTCTATTAAAGCAGCATTAGATTGCCAACCATCTGCTCTCCCGATTGACGAGAGTTTGTCTCCAGCATCTTTAGATTCAGTTGTCATCACAGAACGAGATGCAAAGAATGAGAAGCAGACAGCTTCAAGCCCTCTTCACGCTGCTCACTGCCTGGAAGATCAG CTTATTCAAGATATTCACTCTAGGGAGAATGAGAGTCAGTTCAGAGGCACTCCTTATGTTCCTGTTTATGTAATGCTTGCT ACTGGTATCATTAACAACTTCTGTCAATTGATTGACCCTGATGGCGTCAGGCAGGAGTTAAGTCATTTGCAATCACTAAATGTTGATGGTGTTATTGTCGATTGTTGGTGGGGTATTGTTGAAGCTTGGAACCCACAAAAGTATGTGTGGTCTGGCTATAGAGACCTGTTTAACATCATACGTGAATTCAAGCTGAAAGTGCAG gTTGTGATGGCATTCCATGCATTTGGAGGAACTGAATCAGAGGATGCATTCATCAAGCTCCCACAATGGGTTTTGGAGATAGGGAAGGATAACCCAGATATATTCTTCACTGATCGTGAAGGAAGGAGGAATAAAGACTGTCTGTCTTGGGGCATTGACAAAGAGCGAGTTTTAAGAGGAAGAACTGGCATTGAG GTCTACTTTGACTTTATGAGAAGCTTCCATACAGAGTTCAATGATTTGTTTGCTGAGGGTCTCGTCTCTGCAATTGAAGTAGGACTGGGGGCATCTGGAGAACTAAAATATCCTTCTTTCTCAGAAAGAATGGGATGGAGGTATCCTGGTATCGGTGAGTTTCAG TGTTATGATAAGTATCTACAACAGAGTCTGCGCAAAGCTGCTGGGCTGCGTGGTCACTCATTCTGGGCTAGGGGACCTGATAATGCCGGCCAATACAATTCTAGACCACATGAATCAGGGTTCTTCTGTGAACGAGGTGATTACGATAGCTACTATGGGCGCTTTTTCCTCCAATGGTATGCCCAGACGCTGATATATCATGTAGATAATGTATTGTCTCTTGCAAGCCTCATCTTCGAggaaacaaattttattgttaag ATCCCTGCAGTTTATTGGTGGTATAAGACTTCTAGTCATGCGGCAGAGCTCACAGCTGGGTTTTATAACCCCTCTAACCAAGATGGTTACTCCCCTGTTTTCGATGTTTTGAAGAAACACTCTGTAATAGTCAAACTCGTCTGCTGTGGCATGCCAGTTGCTGGTCAGGAAGAGGGGGATGCATTGGCTGATCCAGAAAGTTTGAATTGGCAG ATTTTAAATTCAGCGTGGGATCGAGGCTTAACTGTAGCTGGTGAAAACTCTCCTTCATGCTATGACAGAGATGGATATATGAGAATCATCGATATGGCGAAACCGCGGAGTGACCCTGATCGCcatcatttctctttctttgcaTATCGCCAGCCTTCTGCTTTGATTCAAGGAGCGGTTTGCTTTCCAGAGTTGGACTACTTTATTAAGTGCATGCATG GCGAGATAGAAGGCGATTTGGTGCCCAGTTGA
- the LOC111810315 gene encoding uncharacterized protein LOC111810315 isoform X2, with amino-acid sequence MGASGSKLSSSSPPPPPPPSAAAANLSCSGRIRRGRSKGRRVFQSACLGTPSGSHHSDNDDNDCKSENKKNAHDYSSANQTDQANDQMKIEGYRRVKAEESLEMPCVSSNVEFDGWDQAGVAVAAAAPRAGSTSARVSSLQSLNPSSNFLSRFSFIPGNISFRLSRASSLGSSRSFPVSSTNLSMLNDEAELHLSDRPPGGLGAQDETQQGSDLLPASPASATRAQCYGDSPANFRLDTQNLSLSDNLQDNQSVGNLSHAQTLPENESSEIRQSDRRTGSREPVERNFRFSRTLSVGRLRDRVLRRSSLSDFTFCPPQQDGEERGASHSGDGGHVWTAETRALASVDNAMTSPTTSGYPASSLSSSLFSTQGFEMETTRPREARYHDLLEHRSNFLERRRRIRSQVRALQRLGSRFENLSGHERSCILSGQHRTSHCTCRINNRDTNVNDNTSARASISRIVMLAEALFEQSVVLSSRPASSFGSLPAPNAVVDSLPVKFHSKLQKHQNEEAAQCYICLVEYEEGDSMRVLPCHHEFHAACVDKWLKEIHRVCPLCRGDICSRSDALSDDVK; translated from the exons ATGGGAGCCAGTGGGAGTAAGTTGTCGAGTAgttcgccgccgccgccgccaccaccgtcggcggcggcggcgaatCTCTCATGTTCTGGGAGAATCCGGAGGGGGAGATCCAAAGGCCGTAGAGTCTTCCAGTCTGCTTGCCTCGGTACCCCCTCTGGATCGCACCACAGCGACAATGACGATAAT GATTGTAAAAGTGAGAACAAAAAGAATGCTCATGATTATTCATCTGCAAATCAGACTGATCAAGCTAATGATCAGATGAAAATTGAGGGTTACAGAAGGGTCAAAGCTGAGGAATCTCTTGAAATGCCTTGCGTATCATCAAATGTTGAGTTTGATGGATGGGATCAAGCAGGTGTTGCTGTTGCAGCAGCAGCTCCCAGAGCTGGAAGTACCTCTGCTCGTGTATCGTCCCTGCAATCGTTGAACCCTTCGAGTAACTTCCTTTCTCGCTTTAGTTTCATTCCTGGTAATATAAGCTTCAGACTTAGTAGAGCAAGCAGTTTAGGATCATCTAGATCTTTTCCTGTgtcttcaacaaatctttcAATGTTGAACGATGAAGCCGAGCTTCATTTATCAGACAGACCTCCTGGAGGCTTGGGTGCTCAAGATGAAACTCAGCAAGGTAGTGACTTGCTTCCTGCGTCGCCGGCTAGTGCAACTCGTGCTCAATGTTATGGAGATAGTCCTGCCAATTTTAGGCTAGATACACAAAATTTGAGTCTTTCTGATAACTTACAAGACAATCAGTCAGTTGGAAACCTTTCCCATGCTCAAACTCTACCTGAAAATGAAAGCAGTGAGATTAGACAATCTGACAGGCGGACTGGATCTAGGGAACCGGTTGAACGCAATTTTCGTTTCAGTCGGACCCTTAGTGTTGGAAGACTGCGTGATAGAGTTCTTCGTAGATCATCATTGTCTGATTTCACATTTTGTCCTCCACAACAAGATGGTGAAGAGAGAGGTGCAAGTCACAGTGGTGATGGTGGACATGTCTGGACTGCTGAGACGAGGGCGTTGGCATCTGTAGATAATGCTATGACCTCGCCAACAACGTCAGGTTATCCGGCTTCTAGTCTATCCAGTTCGTTGTTCAGCACCCAAGGTTTTGAAATGGAAACTACACGACCTAGAGAAGCTAGATATCATGATCTGCTGGAACACAGATCAAATTTCCTCGAACGGAGAAGACGAATACGGTCCCAg GTTCGTGCCTTACAGCGGTTGGGAAGTCGCTTTGAGAACCTATCTGGGCACGAGAGATCGTGCATATTATCCGGTCAACATAGAACCAGTCATTGTACTTGTCGTATCAACAATCGTGACACAAACGTAAACGATAACACAAGTGCTAGAGCCAGTATATCAAGAATTGTAATGTTAGCTGAAGCCTTATTTGAG CAATCTGTAGTTTTATCCTCCCGCCCTGCGTCTTCTTTTGGCTCTCTGCCTGCTCCGAACGCTGTTGTAGATTCTTTGCCTGTTAAATTTCATTCCAAGTTGCAAAAGCATCAAAACGAGGAAGCTGCCCA ATGCTACATATGCCTGGTCGAGTACGAGGAAGGGGATAGCATGAGAGTGTTGCCTTGCCATCATGAATTTCACGCAGCATGTGTCGACAAGTGGCTGAAGGAGATCCACAG GGTGTGCCCGCTCTGTCGAGGGGACATATGCAGCAGATCTGATGCGTTATCAGACGATGTTAAGTGA
- the LOC111810315 gene encoding uncharacterized protein LOC111810315 isoform X1: MGASGSKLSSSSPPPPPPPSAAAANLSCSGRIRRGRSKGRRVFQSACLGTPSGSHHSDNDDNDCKSENKKNAHDYSSANQTDQANDQMKIEGYRRVKAEESLEMPCVSSNVEFDGWDQAGVAVAAAAPRAGSTSARVSSLQSLNPSSNFLSRFSFIPGNISFRLSRASSLGSSRSFPVSSTNLSMLNDEAELHLSDRPPGGLGAQDETQQGSDLLPASPASATRAQCYGDSPANFRLDTQNLSLSDNLQDNQSVGNLSHAQTLPENESSEIRQSDRRTGSREPVERNFRFSRTLSVGRLRDRVLRRSSLSDFTFCPPQQDGEERGASHSGDGGHVWTAETRALASVDNAMTSPTTSGYPASSLSSSLFSTQGFEMETTRPREARYHDLLEHRSNFLERRRRIRSQVRALQRLGSRFENLSGHERSCILSGQHRTSHCTCRINNRDTNVNDNTSARASISRIVMLAEALFEVLDEIHQQSVVLSSRPASSFGSLPAPNAVVDSLPVKFHSKLQKHQNEEAAQCYICLVEYEEGDSMRVLPCHHEFHAACVDKWLKEIHRVCPLCRGDICSRSDALSDDVK, translated from the exons ATGGGAGCCAGTGGGAGTAAGTTGTCGAGTAgttcgccgccgccgccgccaccaccgtcggcggcggcggcgaatCTCTCATGTTCTGGGAGAATCCGGAGGGGGAGATCCAAAGGCCGTAGAGTCTTCCAGTCTGCTTGCCTCGGTACCCCCTCTGGATCGCACCACAGCGACAATGACGATAAT GATTGTAAAAGTGAGAACAAAAAGAATGCTCATGATTATTCATCTGCAAATCAGACTGATCAAGCTAATGATCAGATGAAAATTGAGGGTTACAGAAGGGTCAAAGCTGAGGAATCTCTTGAAATGCCTTGCGTATCATCAAATGTTGAGTTTGATGGATGGGATCAAGCAGGTGTTGCTGTTGCAGCAGCAGCTCCCAGAGCTGGAAGTACCTCTGCTCGTGTATCGTCCCTGCAATCGTTGAACCCTTCGAGTAACTTCCTTTCTCGCTTTAGTTTCATTCCTGGTAATATAAGCTTCAGACTTAGTAGAGCAAGCAGTTTAGGATCATCTAGATCTTTTCCTGTgtcttcaacaaatctttcAATGTTGAACGATGAAGCCGAGCTTCATTTATCAGACAGACCTCCTGGAGGCTTGGGTGCTCAAGATGAAACTCAGCAAGGTAGTGACTTGCTTCCTGCGTCGCCGGCTAGTGCAACTCGTGCTCAATGTTATGGAGATAGTCCTGCCAATTTTAGGCTAGATACACAAAATTTGAGTCTTTCTGATAACTTACAAGACAATCAGTCAGTTGGAAACCTTTCCCATGCTCAAACTCTACCTGAAAATGAAAGCAGTGAGATTAGACAATCTGACAGGCGGACTGGATCTAGGGAACCGGTTGAACGCAATTTTCGTTTCAGTCGGACCCTTAGTGTTGGAAGACTGCGTGATAGAGTTCTTCGTAGATCATCATTGTCTGATTTCACATTTTGTCCTCCACAACAAGATGGTGAAGAGAGAGGTGCAAGTCACAGTGGTGATGGTGGACATGTCTGGACTGCTGAGACGAGGGCGTTGGCATCTGTAGATAATGCTATGACCTCGCCAACAACGTCAGGTTATCCGGCTTCTAGTCTATCCAGTTCGTTGTTCAGCACCCAAGGTTTTGAAATGGAAACTACACGACCTAGAGAAGCTAGATATCATGATCTGCTGGAACACAGATCAAATTTCCTCGAACGGAGAAGACGAATACGGTCCCAg GTTCGTGCCTTACAGCGGTTGGGAAGTCGCTTTGAGAACCTATCTGGGCACGAGAGATCGTGCATATTATCCGGTCAACATAGAACCAGTCATTGTACTTGTCGTATCAACAATCGTGACACAAACGTAAACGATAACACAAGTGCTAGAGCCAGTATATCAAGAATTGTAATGTTAGCTGAAGCCTTATTTGAG GTTCTGGATGAAATTCACCAGCAATCTGTAGTTTTATCCTCCCGCCCTGCGTCTTCTTTTGGCTCTCTGCCTGCTCCGAACGCTGTTGTAGATTCTTTGCCTGTTAAATTTCATTCCAAGTTGCAAAAGCATCAAAACGAGGAAGCTGCCCA ATGCTACATATGCCTGGTCGAGTACGAGGAAGGGGATAGCATGAGAGTGTTGCCTTGCCATCATGAATTTCACGCAGCATGTGTCGACAAGTGGCTGAAGGAGATCCACAG GGTGTGCCCGCTCTGTCGAGGGGACATATGCAGCAGATCTGATGCGTTATCAGACGATGTTAAGTGA
- the LOC111810425 gene encoding fatty alcohol:caffeoyl-CoA acyltransferase produces the protein MRSPSKPSMANWPNQREALMANPPIHAKLQVTFTNKSIVKATNHSPEPRVLHLSNLDLLSGRFPITYFYFYRRPTANSSAAMIDALKTSLAETLTHYYPFAGTILQNLTTNEPEILCDNSGALVVEAEANLRLNAFNFYDLDELLRGKLVNVNPHFALQIQITSYACGGVSITFTFDHALGDASAFGKFLLAWSEIARGKPISTIPDHRRNILPRSPPIYHPDLDDTMVKCTMEEIKNIPTLKKLIKRLYYVDRTSIDKLQKLASSSGVKRTKIEAFSAYVWKIMVSAMETEHSRCKMGWLIDGRSRLGGDWNYMSGYIGNVLSVAFGEASIEELKRNSISEIAEVVHSAISKATNKAHFLDLIDWIECHRPGLMLSRIVLGLGGPGLVVSSGRKFPVAELDFGFGSPVLGTVGSTIERIGVSYLNQRPSAKGDGSWTVSAILEPELAAALELDSVFQPMTATLLQL, from the coding sequence ATGCGCTCTCCCTCCAAACCTTCCATGGCGAATTGGCCGAACCAACGTGAAGCTCTAATGGCAAACCCTCCAATCCATGCCAAACTCCAAGTTACATTCACCAACAAATCCATTGTCAAAGCCACCAATCACTCGCCGGAACCACGTGTTCTGCATCTCTCAAATCTCGACCTCCTCTCCGGTCGTTTCCCGATCACGTATTTCTACTTCTACCGTCGCCCGACGGCCAACTCCTCCGCCGCCATGATCGACGCTCTCAAAACCTCCCTTGCTGAAACCCTAACTCATTACTATCCATTCGCCGGTACAATTCTCCAAAACCTAACAACGAACGAACCTGAAATCCTCTGCGATAACTCCGGTGCTCTGGTTGTTGAAGCAGAGGCCAATCTCAGGTTAAACGCATTCAACTTTTACGATCTCGACGAACTTCTCCGAGGAAAACTCGTCAATGTTAATCCACATTTCGCTCTGCAAATTCAAATCACGAGTTATGCTTGCGGCGGAGTTTCGATTACGTTTACGTTTGATCATGCGCTTGGCGACGCAAGTGCATTTGGAAAATTCCTTCTCGCCTGGTCGGAAATCGCTAGGGGAAAACCGATTTCTACAATACCGGATCATCGGAGAAACATTCTTCCTCGTTCGCCGCCGATTTATCATCCGGATTTGGACGATACGATGGTGAAATGCACCATGGAAGAGATAAAGAACATTCCGACGTTGAAGAAGCTAATCAAGAGACTCTATTATGTCGATCGAACGAGTATCGATAAATTACAGAAACTCGCGAGTTCAAGCGGAGTTAAGAGGACTAAAATCGAAGCGTTCTCTGCATATGTTTGGAAAATTATGGTTTCCGCCATGGAAACAGAGCATTCGAGGTGCAAAATGGGATGGTTAATCGATGGGAGAAGCCGACTGGGGGGAGATTGGAACTACATGTCGGGTTACATAGGTAACGTCTTGTCGGTTGCGTTTGGGGAGGCAAGTATCGAGGAACTAAAACGAAATTCCATATCGGAGATTGCTGAGGTGGTCCACTCGGCGATTTCGAAGGCGACGAACAAGGCCCATTTTTTGGACTTGATTGATTGGATCGAGTGTCACAGGCCTGGGCTGATGCTGTCGAGGATTGTATTGGGCCTTGGTGGGCCGGGCCTTGTAGTGTCTTCGGGCCGGAAGTTTCCAGTTGCTGAATTGGACTTTGGATTTGGAAGCCCAGTGCTTGGGACTGTGGGCTCGACAATAGAGAGAATTGGAGTTAGTTATTTGAATCAGAGGCCCAGTGCCAAGGGGGATGGGTCGTGGACTGTGTCTGCCATTTTAGAGCCTGAATTGGCTGCTGCTTTGGAGTTGGATTCTGTGTTTCAGCCCATGACAGCAACTCTCCTTCAGCTTTAA